From a single Tachypleus tridentatus isolate NWPU-2018 chromosome 6, ASM421037v1, whole genome shotgun sequence genomic region:
- the LOC143254629 gene encoding uncharacterized protein LOC143254629, with translation MHIYNFNQLSRSMKRCERSLVMKTFFLLVLLISYCSGFQFEDCGGAHKTLFIEDLALTPSPFTVPGKLKMSARVCVSETVLADTVLDIKMIRILNIMGQKFNLTIPCIKNLGPCKLAVCDMLKEHTDRVCGLWPEGKPCKVPLLLDYTRERI, from the exons ATGCACATTTATAACTTCAACCAGCTATCAAGAAGTATGAAAAGGTGCGAACGATCGTTAGTCATGAAGACGTTCTTTCTACTAGTTTTGTTGATCTCTTATTGCTCAGGTTTTCAGTTTGAAGACTGTG GAGGAGCACACAAAACTCTGTTCATTGAAGACTTAGCTCTTACTCCATCTCCATTTACCGTCCCAGGAAAATTAAAGATGTCCGCTAGAGTTTGTGTCAGTGAAACAGTTTTAGCTGATACGGTGTTGGATATTAAAATGATTAGAATATTGAATATTATGGGACAAAAGTTCAACTTAACCATCCCTTGTATCAAAAATCTCGGGCCGtg TAAGCTAGCCGTTTGTGACATGTTAAAAGAGCATACGGACAGAGTATGTGGTCTATGGCCTGAAGGTAAACCTTGTAAAGTCCCATTGCTGCTGGATTATACGAGGGAAAGGATCTAA